Proteins found in one Limnobaculum xujianqingii genomic segment:
- a CDS encoding DMT family transporter, with protein MKLNLSAVIALICITCIWSYSWIVMKTLLVYIGPFDFAAIRCTLGAALLLLVLKLRNRGMKPPPLGTTFIIGVLQTVGMVGFSQWALITGGAGKVAILAYTMPFWVILLAALFLNERLVKLQYWATAIAVCGMILILQPWNNNGSMLASVLALLSGFCWGASVIIAKRLYLRTPTDLLSLTTWQMVMGAIVLVVIALFVPSKPIVWHPYLWGGLLYNAVLATAVAWVLWMFILKHLPASVAGLGTLAVPVCSALLSWWLLGERPNGPEAAGIICVIMALVLVSLPKRRAQKTL; from the coding sequence TTGAAACTCAATCTTTCTGCCGTTATCGCTTTAATCTGTATTACTTGTATCTGGAGCTACAGTTGGATAGTGATGAAAACCCTGCTGGTTTATATCGGCCCGTTTGATTTCGCCGCAATACGCTGCACATTGGGTGCGGCACTGCTATTACTGGTGCTGAAACTACGTAATCGGGGAATGAAGCCTCCACCGCTGGGGACCACATTTATTATTGGTGTATTGCAGACGGTTGGCATGGTTGGCTTTTCTCAATGGGCTCTGATCACTGGCGGGGCAGGAAAAGTCGCTATTCTGGCGTATACCATGCCATTCTGGGTAATTTTACTGGCAGCGCTATTTTTAAATGAACGTTTAGTTAAATTACAATATTGGGCTACGGCAATCGCCGTCTGCGGCATGATTCTGATTTTGCAGCCGTGGAATAATAATGGTTCGATGCTGGCTTCTGTACTGGCGCTGTTATCTGGTTTCTGTTGGGGAGCCAGCGTGATTATTGCCAAGCGTTTGTATCTTCGCACACCAACAGACCTGTTATCGTTAACCACCTGGCAGATGGTAATGGGCGCGATTGTGTTAGTGGTTATCGCTCTGTTTGTCCCTTCAAAACCGATTGTCTGGCATCCTTATCTTTGGGGTGGCTTGTTATATAACGCGGTTTTAGCAACGGCGGTTGCCTGGGTACTTTGGATGTTTATTCTGAAACATTTGCCTGCTTCTGTTGCAGGATTAGGCACATTGGCCGTCCCGGTTTGCAGTGCACTTTTATCATGGTGGTTGCTGGGAGAACGTCCTAATGGCCCTGAAGCTGCAGGTATTATTTGTGTGATAATGGCGCTGGTGTTAGTCAGTTTACCTAAGCGTAGAGCACAGAAAACCCTCTGA
- a CDS encoding DUF2339 domain-containing protein: MKLASPSIQDESIMDELIFLGFIILIAVLASPIMALVAMSRSRHARDEVSQLKKQVESLQKQLNQLADIPVRRSGAQETKAEPAVSQKLPELVIPPVTDKPVPAAPPAVAAKSDLEPVALPPKTIEPAPVTSVPAVEPVAAPTSSVNVAVSKPSATPKPVLPQTPPVSSAQSESSDIFSGIISWLVKGNPVAKLGILLLFFGIAYLLKYTIERDMFPIELRLASSALISVVLLALGWRLRHKQSLYALILQGGAVGALYLTVFAAFRIYELLPHTFAFVLMLVICAASVALAVLQRALSLAMLASIGGYLSPILLSTGSANHIGLFSYYLLISSGILFISIWQSWRVLNLLGFVFTFGVAIIWGVEHYQPEDYLSCQLFLIANLVLFSLLAELFAVKNRLQQHMAIDGTLLFGPPLIGFALQYAMTEQWQFGPAFSALGFGLIYLVITWGTLRRFPQEGKRIALGYLALGGSFVTLAIPLALSAQWTALAWALEGLGILWFGLLQHQRRLSWSGSALLVLALGAQLVAYQDYRWDISLLFVLPVLFLSFIAGGVLWRHFKPASDAWKGISMAMLVVGILLWCWWLIELPFAFNTRTYSLEPMLLALSGLSISVWIWRIAGNRLAWPELKQSVWLLWPAAAMALFLQLSDDPLPTALGLWNLVWLLVVATALFLLHRDAPQLLKGNAEKLAHLVLFWLVLAWVGSEVYWRTAQMAWGMNEWRFYLQMCSLSLVILLLWIADRRQYWPIRAHANVYWLGTIPLMAAAGAMLLTGNMMDGQMVNWRYIPLVNPLEEAAMFGILMLVVWLRRISVILKPHAIQLDSIIPLVGWGLAFWWFNGILLRALAYYADIAWWFDALWASRLVHTTFAIVWTLIALICMVFSARTGRRIVWFIGAALLGVVIFKLFLVDSAKGGGLARAIAFLGVAVLLLVVGYFSPLPPRQPLKQEPKA, translated from the coding sequence GTGAAACTGGCTTCACCCTCTATTCAGGATGAATCGATAATGGATGAGTTGATATTCCTTGGTTTTATCATTCTTATCGCTGTACTGGCATCGCCAATAATGGCGCTGGTGGCTATGAGTCGCAGTCGCCATGCCAGAGACGAAGTAAGCCAGCTAAAAAAGCAGGTTGAGTCGTTACAAAAGCAGCTTAACCAGTTGGCAGATATTCCGGTCAGGCGATCTGGTGCTCAGGAAACCAAGGCTGAACCTGCCGTATCACAAAAATTACCAGAGCTGGTTATACCTCCGGTAACGGATAAACCTGTTCCAGCCGCGCCACCGGCGGTGGCCGCGAAAAGCGACCTTGAACCAGTCGCTCTTCCACCAAAAACAATCGAACCTGCTCCGGTGACTTCGGTTCCTGCGGTGGAGCCTGTGGCTGCTCCAACATCATCGGTGAATGTTGCGGTGTCAAAACCCTCCGCAACACCAAAACCGGTATTGCCTCAAACTCCGCCTGTATCTTCCGCCCAAAGTGAAAGTTCAGATATCTTCTCTGGCATTATTTCCTGGCTGGTAAAAGGCAACCCGGTAGCAAAATTGGGTATTCTGCTGTTGTTTTTTGGTATTGCCTACCTGCTGAAATATACCATTGAGCGGGATATGTTCCCGATTGAGCTGCGCCTGGCCAGCTCTGCGCTGATCAGTGTGGTGTTACTAGCATTAGGCTGGCGTTTACGCCATAAGCAGTCTCTTTATGCTCTTATCTTACAGGGCGGTGCCGTGGGCGCGCTATACCTGACGGTATTTGCTGCCTTCCGGATTTATGAGCTGTTACCGCATACTTTTGCCTTTGTATTGATGCTGGTGATTTGTGCTGCCAGCGTGGCGCTGGCTGTGTTACAACGGGCATTGAGTCTTGCCATGCTCGCCAGTATCGGCGGTTATCTGTCGCCAATACTGCTCTCCACCGGTAGTGCCAACCATATTGGCCTGTTCTCTTACTATTTACTTATTTCCAGCGGCATTCTGTTTATTAGCATCTGGCAGTCGTGGCGGGTGCTTAATCTGCTGGGCTTTGTCTTCACTTTTGGCGTAGCCATCATATGGGGCGTTGAGCATTATCAGCCGGAGGATTACCTCTCCTGCCAGCTATTCCTGATTGCCAATCTGGTTCTGTTTAGCCTGTTGGCTGAGTTGTTTGCGGTGAAAAACCGACTTCAACAGCATATGGCAATAGATGGAACCTTGCTGTTTGGCCCTCCGCTGATTGGTTTCGCTTTACAGTATGCGATGACTGAACAGTGGCAATTTGGGCCAGCGTTCTCTGCGCTGGGCTTTGGTCTGATTTATCTGGTGATAACCTGGGGTACGCTGCGTCGTTTCCCACAGGAAGGCAAACGAATTGCTTTGGGGTATCTGGCTCTGGGGGGAAGTTTCGTTACGTTGGCTATCCCACTGGCGCTTTCTGCTCAATGGACCGCACTGGCCTGGGCGCTGGAAGGTCTGGGTATTCTGTGGTTTGGCCTGCTGCAACATCAGCGTCGCCTGAGCTGGAGCGGTAGTGCATTACTGGTACTGGCGTTAGGTGCTCAGTTAGTAGCCTATCAGGATTACCGTTGGGATATCTCTTTACTGTTTGTTTTACCGGTTCTGTTCCTGAGCTTTATTGCCGGTGGTGTATTATGGCGTCACTTTAAACCAGCGTCTGATGCCTGGAAGGGTATTAGTATGGCAATGCTGGTGGTCGGCATACTGCTTTGGTGCTGGTGGTTGATTGAGCTGCCGTTCGCTTTCAATACCAGAACCTATAGCCTGGAGCCGATGTTGCTTGCTCTGTCAGGGCTGAGCATATCCGTCTGGATCTGGCGCATTGCCGGAAATCGTTTAGCCTGGCCTGAGTTAAAGCAATCGGTTTGGTTATTGTGGCCAGCGGCGGCAATGGCGCTGTTTCTACAGCTTAGCGATGATCCACTGCCAACGGCGTTAGGATTATGGAATCTGGTCTGGCTGCTGGTGGTTGCTACCGCACTCTTCCTGCTACATCGTGATGCTCCTCAACTGTTGAAAGGTAATGCAGAGAAACTGGCACATCTGGTTCTTTTCTGGCTGGTATTGGCCTGGGTTGGAAGCGAAGTCTACTGGCGCACAGCTCAAATGGCATGGGGAATGAACGAATGGCGCTTCTATCTGCAAATGTGCAGCTTATCATTAGTTATTCTCTTGCTGTGGATTGCCGATCGTCGACAGTACTGGCCGATTAGGGCTCATGCCAATGTTTATTGGCTGGGTACCATTCCGTTGATGGCTGCGGCAGGCGCGATGCTGCTAACCGGCAATATGATGGATGGTCAGATGGTGAACTGGCGTTATATTCCATTGGTTAACCCACTGGAAGAGGCGGCGATGTTTGGCATTTTAATGCTGGTCGTCTGGCTCCGCCGTATTAGCGTTATTCTGAAACCACATGCTATTCAGTTGGACTCTATCATCCCGTTAGTCGGTTGGGGACTGGCATTCTGGTGGTTCAATGGCATTCTGCTGCGGGCACTGGCTTACTATGCGGATATTGCCTGGTGGTTTGACGCGCTGTGGGCATCACGTCTGGTTCATACTACGTTTGCTATTGTCTGGACGCTTATTGCTCTGATTTGTATGGTATTCTCTGCTCGTACCGGACGTCGGATTGTCTGGTTCATTGGTGCAGCCTTACTGGGCGTAGTGATCTTTAAATTATTCCTGGTGGATAGCGCTAAAGGCGGCGGCTTAGCCCGTGCCATCGCATTCCTGGGTGTTGCCGTGTTGCTGTTAGTCGTGGGATACTTTTCCCCATTACCTCCCCGTCAGCCGCTTAAGCAGGAGCCAAAGGCATGA
- the crcB gene encoding fluoride efflux transporter CrcB — translation MSYGITLFIVAFGGAVGAVSRFQITNWFIQWFGNSFPYATLAVNVGGSFIMGALMSALTHGTLISPHWRPLIGVGFLGALTTFSTFSFDTLVLFTQGEWLKAALNIIANVLLCLFAVAIGYQLLIKAQ, via the coding sequence ATGAGCTATGGCATAACGTTATTTATTGTTGCATTCGGTGGGGCCGTTGGGGCAGTTAGTCGCTTTCAAATTACTAACTGGTTTATTCAATGGTTTGGTAATAGCTTCCCTTACGCCACTCTTGCTGTAAACGTAGGCGGTTCCTTCATCATGGGTGCACTCATGTCAGCCCTGACCCACGGTACATTAATTTCCCCCCACTGGCGCCCTTTGATTGGTGTCGGTTTTTTAGGTGCGTTAACTACCTTCTCTACCTTTTCATTTGATACTTTGGTGCTCTTCACTCAGGGAGAGTGGCTAAAAGCCGCGCTAAATATTATTGCCAATGTGTTGTTATGCCTGTTCGCTGTCGCTATTGGTTATCAATTATTGATAAAGGCGCAGTGA
- a CDS encoding siderophore-interacting protein, whose protein sequence is MSSSCPPKRAEGQRQLHVIESYMLTENIRRVILGGEELAGLEIDTSLIGPHLKLFIPPANAVCLLWPEYDASKGRLVWPEEGERPILRTYSLRDYDAQLHQLTIDLVCHDGGVASDWAKQAKAGDKIGIWGPGARLSYRDQWLVLAGDISALPAISYTLEQVLPADAKGKAIIEVPSEADLIPLHAPKGMEITWLVRHSGQESGLIDAVSSVQIPAGVSPLIWGGMECDLAKGLRRAIKDKMGLQRDEYYLVNYWREGVPEGGFNHSSDE, encoded by the coding sequence ATGTCCTCCTCTTGCCCACCCAAACGCGCTGAAGGTCAGCGGCAATTGCATGTTATAGAGTCTTATATGCTGACGGAAAATATCCGTCGGGTGATTCTGGGGGGCGAAGAACTGGCCGGTTTAGAAATCGATACCAGCCTGATTGGCCCTCATTTAAAGCTTTTTATTCCACCTGCTAATGCAGTCTGTTTACTTTGGCCTGAATATGATGCCTCGAAAGGGCGTCTGGTGTGGCCGGAGGAGGGGGAACGTCCGATTCTAAGAACCTATAGTCTGCGCGATTATGATGCTCAATTACATCAATTGACTATCGATCTGGTTTGTCATGATGGTGGTGTAGCTTCTGATTGGGCGAAGCAGGCTAAAGCCGGTGATAAAATAGGTATTTGGGGACCGGGTGCTCGCCTGTCCTACCGCGATCAATGGTTAGTGTTAGCAGGTGATATATCGGCACTACCTGCGATTAGCTATACCCTGGAACAGGTTTTACCCGCCGATGCCAAAGGCAAAGCCATTATTGAAGTGCCTTCAGAAGCCGATCTGATTCCTTTACATGCACCAAAGGGAATGGAAATCACCTGGTTAGTCAGGCATTCGGGGCAGGAGAGTGGATTGATTGATGCCGTTTCTTCGGTTCAAATTCCGGCAGGTGTTTCACCTCTTATTTGGGGTGGAATGGAGTGTGATTTAGCGAAAGGATTGCGTAGGGCGATTAAAGATAAAATGGGTCTACAACGTGATGAATACTATCTGGTGAATTACTGGCGTGAAGGGGTGCCTGAAGGTGGTTTTAACCATTCTTCCGATGAGTAG
- a CDS encoding DedA family protein: MDVIHTLWQALWHHDIAMLSNPSLTWTLYGILFTILLLENGVLPAAFLPGDSLLLLVGVLVAKGAINYPLAIVILTAGASIGSWIGFLQGRWLGNTSLVQNWLSHIPPHYHQRAHNLFHRHGLAALFIGRFLAFVRTLLPTLAGVSGLDSKRFQFFSWMSGFLWVAILTSLGYALGSTKIFDRYENELMKGLVLLPIILLVAGLIGSIIVIWRKKRAHNAK, encoded by the coding sequence ATGGATGTAATACACACGCTCTGGCAAGCGCTCTGGCACCACGATATAGCAATGCTGTCTAATCCGTCCCTTACCTGGACGCTATACGGCATACTGTTCACGATTCTGTTACTGGAGAACGGCGTTCTTCCCGCTGCATTTTTACCGGGTGATAGCCTGTTGCTGTTAGTGGGTGTTTTAGTCGCTAAAGGCGCAATTAATTATCCGCTGGCAATTGTGATCCTTACCGCAGGTGCCAGTATCGGCAGTTGGATTGGCTTTTTGCAAGGGCGATGGTTAGGTAATACGTCATTGGTGCAAAACTGGCTTTCTCATATTCCTCCTCATTATCATCAACGTGCCCATAATCTGTTCCATCGCCACGGCTTAGCTGCACTATTTATCGGTCGTTTTCTGGCTTTTGTTCGTACTCTGCTACCTACTCTGGCAGGCGTCTCTGGTCTGGACAGCAAGCGCTTTCAGTTCTTCAGCTGGATGAGCGGCTTCCTGTGGGTGGCTATTCTGACCAGCCTGGGCTATGCGCTGGGCAGCACCAAGATTTTCGATCGCTATGAAAACGAATTAATGAAAGGTCTGGTGCTATTACCAATCATACTGCTGGTTGCTGGTCTGATTGGTTCAATTATCGTTATCTGGCGTAAAAAACGCGCTCATAACGCCAAATAA